From a region of the Cucumis sativus cultivar 9930 chromosome 6, Cucumber_9930_V3, whole genome shotgun sequence genome:
- the LOC101222083 gene encoding pentatricopeptide repeat-containing protein At1g05600 isoform X1: MSIRWPRILTPTCLSQIIRKQNNPQTAYQLFKEAKCRYPDYRHNGPVYATMINILGNSGRVSEMREVMDQMRDDSCECKDSVFSFAIKTYASHGLLEDGISLFKSFGRFNCTNRTQTFNTLLEILLKESQLHAACQLFQECSYGWGVKSRTQSLNLLMQSLCQRGQSELALHVFQEMDYQSCYPNRLSYLIVMKGLCQDGRLNEAIHLLYSMFWRISRKGGGGDIVIYRTLLFALCDNGEIEQAVEILGKILRKGLKAPKRAHYRIDLDQCRNSNLTIEEIKSLINEALIKGGIPSSDSYCAMAVDLYNENKTDQGDKVVSHMIAKGFRPPSLIYEAKAASLCKEGKVDDAVKVIEEQIVGGCVPTIALYNIVLKGLCDDGKSTVAMEYLKKMAKQVGLVANKETYSTLVHGLCLENRYIEACKVLEEMVIKSFCPCSNTFNTLIKGLCSVGKHYEAVMWLEEMISQGQLPHVCVWNSLVSSLCCDVAGIDMCSRVL, encoded by the coding sequence ATGAGTATTAGGTGGCCAAGGATTTTAACGCCCACATGTTTATCTCAGATTATTAGGAAGCAGAATAATCCCCAAACAGCTTACCAACTGTTTAAGGAAGCCAAATGTAGGTACCCAGATTATCGGCACAATGGTCCAGTGTATGCCACAATGATCAATATACTCGGAAACTCGGGCAGAGTTTCCGAGATGAGAGAAGTGATGGATCAGATGAGAGATGACTCTTGTGAATGCAAAGATTCTGTATTTTCATTTGCAATTAAAACGTATGCTAGTCATGGATTATTGGAAGATGGTATatctctttttaaaagttttgggAGATTTAACTGTACCAATAGAACACAAACTTTCAATACTCTTTTAGAAATCCTGTTGAAGGAATCTCAGCTTCATGCTGCTTGTCAGCTTTTTCAGGAGTGTTCTTATGGTTGGGGAGTGAAATCCAGGACTCAGTCCTTGAATTTGTTGATGCAATCTCTCTGCCAAAGAGGTCAGTCGGAGCTTGCTTTACATGTCTTTCAAGAAATGGATTACCAAAGTTGCTATCCAAATAGACTGAGTTATTTGATTGTAATGAAAGGACTGTGTCAAGATGGTAGGCTTAACGAGGCCATCCATTTGTTGTATTCCATGTTTTGGAGAATTTCCCGAAAGGGTGGTGGCGGGGACATAGTAATTTATAGAACCCTTCTGTTTGCTTTGTGTGATAATGGAGAGATCGAGCAAGCTGTGGAAATACTTGGCAAGATCTTGAGGAAAGGACTAAAAGCCCCTAAACGGGCTCATTACCGAATCGACTTAGATCAATGCAGGAATAGCAACCTCACCATTGAGGAAATCAAGAGTTTAATCAATGAAGCTTTAATCAAAGGCGGAATTCCCAGTTCAGATAGCTATTGTGCCATGGCTGTTGATCTATATAACGAAAACAAGACTGATCAGGGAGATAAAGTGGTTAGCCACATGATAGCTAAAGGCTTCAGGCCACCATCCTTGATCTATGAAGCGAAAGCAGCTTCATTATGCAAAGAAGGCAAAGTTGACGATGCAGTCAAAGTAATTGAAGAGCAAATAGTGGGAGGCTGTGTTCCAACTATTGCATTGTACAACATCGTTCTGAAGGGTCTTTGTGATGATGGAAAATCAACAGTGGCTATGgagtatttgaagaaaatggcaaAGCAGGTCGGTCTTGTTGCCAACAAAGAAACTTACAGCACTTTAGTACATGGACTTTGTCTCGAAAATCGATATATTGAAGCATGTAAGGTTTTAGAGGAGATGGTAATCAAATCGTTTTGCCCTTGCTCTAACACATTCAATACACTTATCAAAGGTCTTTGCTCAGTTGGAAAACACTATGAAGCTGTGATGTGGTTGGAAGAAATGATTAGCCAAGGTCAATTGCCTCATGTTTGTGTCTGGAATTCTTTGGTTTCATCTTTGTGTTGCGATGTGGCTGGCATCGATATGTGTTCCAGGGTTTTATGA
- the LOC101222083 gene encoding pentatricopeptide repeat-containing protein At1g05600 isoform X2, giving the protein MINILGNSGRVSEMREVMDQMRDDSCECKDSVFSFAIKTYASHGLLEDGISLFKSFGRFNCTNRTQTFNTLLEILLKESQLHAACQLFQECSYGWGVKSRTQSLNLLMQSLCQRGQSELALHVFQEMDYQSCYPNRLSYLIVMKGLCQDGRLNEAIHLLYSMFWRISRKGGGGDIVIYRTLLFALCDNGEIEQAVEILGKILRKGLKAPKRAHYRIDLDQCRNSNLTIEEIKSLINEALIKGGIPSSDSYCAMAVDLYNENKTDQGDKVVSHMIAKGFRPPSLIYEAKAASLCKEGKVDDAVKVIEEQIVGGCVPTIALYNIVLKGLCDDGKSTVAMEYLKKMAKQVGLVANKETYSTLVHGLCLENRYIEACKVLEEMVIKSFCPCSNTFNTLIKGLCSVGKHYEAVMWLEEMISQGQLPHVCVWNSLVSSLCCDVAGIDMCSRVL; this is encoded by the coding sequence ATGATCAATATACTCGGAAACTCGGGCAGAGTTTCCGAGATGAGAGAAGTGATGGATCAGATGAGAGATGACTCTTGTGAATGCAAAGATTCTGTATTTTCATTTGCAATTAAAACGTATGCTAGTCATGGATTATTGGAAGATGGTATatctctttttaaaagttttgggAGATTTAACTGTACCAATAGAACACAAACTTTCAATACTCTTTTAGAAATCCTGTTGAAGGAATCTCAGCTTCATGCTGCTTGTCAGCTTTTTCAGGAGTGTTCTTATGGTTGGGGAGTGAAATCCAGGACTCAGTCCTTGAATTTGTTGATGCAATCTCTCTGCCAAAGAGGTCAGTCGGAGCTTGCTTTACATGTCTTTCAAGAAATGGATTACCAAAGTTGCTATCCAAATAGACTGAGTTATTTGATTGTAATGAAAGGACTGTGTCAAGATGGTAGGCTTAACGAGGCCATCCATTTGTTGTATTCCATGTTTTGGAGAATTTCCCGAAAGGGTGGTGGCGGGGACATAGTAATTTATAGAACCCTTCTGTTTGCTTTGTGTGATAATGGAGAGATCGAGCAAGCTGTGGAAATACTTGGCAAGATCTTGAGGAAAGGACTAAAAGCCCCTAAACGGGCTCATTACCGAATCGACTTAGATCAATGCAGGAATAGCAACCTCACCATTGAGGAAATCAAGAGTTTAATCAATGAAGCTTTAATCAAAGGCGGAATTCCCAGTTCAGATAGCTATTGTGCCATGGCTGTTGATCTATATAACGAAAACAAGACTGATCAGGGAGATAAAGTGGTTAGCCACATGATAGCTAAAGGCTTCAGGCCACCATCCTTGATCTATGAAGCGAAAGCAGCTTCATTATGCAAAGAAGGCAAAGTTGACGATGCAGTCAAAGTAATTGAAGAGCAAATAGTGGGAGGCTGTGTTCCAACTATTGCATTGTACAACATCGTTCTGAAGGGTCTTTGTGATGATGGAAAATCAACAGTGGCTATGgagtatttgaagaaaatggcaaAGCAGGTCGGTCTTGTTGCCAACAAAGAAACTTACAGCACTTTAGTACATGGACTTTGTCTCGAAAATCGATATATTGAAGCATGTAAGGTTTTAGAGGAGATGGTAATCAAATCGTTTTGCCCTTGCTCTAACACATTCAATACACTTATCAAAGGTCTTTGCTCAGTTGGAAAACACTATGAAGCTGTGATGTGGTTGGAAGAAATGATTAGCCAAGGTCAATTGCCTCATGTTTGTGTCTGGAATTCTTTGGTTTCATCTTTGTGTTGCGATGTGGCTGGCATCGATATGTGTTCCAGGGTTTTATGA
- the LOC101215598 gene encoding pyruvate dehydrogenase E1 component subunit alpha-3, chloroplastic yields MSFSSSLKILQPLPLNSTRSNDKPLLFDPFRSTSKFLGSRFRLPSLSKSNTRCRSSPVVAVSDVVKEKKLKPSSNLLITKEEGLVLYEDMILGREFEDMCAQMYYRGKMFGFVHLYNGQEAVSTGFIKLLTQRDTVVSTYRDHVHALSKGVPSREVMSELFGKTTGCCRGQGGSMHMFSKEHNLIGGFAFIGEGIPVATGAAFTSKYKREVLKEADCQDVTLAFFGDGTCNNGQFFECLNMAALWKLPIVFVVENNLWAIGMSHLRATSDPEIWKKGPAFGMPGVHVDGMDVLKVREVAKEAIGRARRGEGPTLVECETYRFRGHSLADPDELRDPDEKARYAARDPIAALKKYMLENKLANEQELKAIKDKIVEVVEEAVQFADESPHPARSQLLENVFADPKGFGIGPDGKYRCEDPKFTEGTAHV; encoded by the exons ATGTCCTTCTCTTCATCACTCAAAATCCTCCAACCCCTTCCTCTTAACTCCACCAGATCCAATGACAAACCCCTTTTATTTGATCCCTTTAGATCCACCTCCAAGTTTCTTGGATCTCGATTTCGTCTcccttctctctctaaatCCAATACTCGTTGTCGATCTTCCCCTGTTGTTGCCGTTTCCGATGTTGTCAAGGAGAAGAAGCTCAAACCCAGTTCCAATttg CTGATTACAAAAGAAGAGGGTTTGGTACTCTATGAGGACATGATATTAGGCAGAGAATTTGAGGATATGTGTGCACAGATGTATTACAGAGGCAAAATGTTTGGTTTTGTTCACCTTTACAATGGCCAAGAAGCTGTTTCCACTGGGTTCATCAAGCTTCTTACACAGAGGGATACTGTAGTAAGCACTTATCGTGATCACGTTCATGCTCTCAGTAAGGGAGTTCCATCTCGTGAGGTCATGAGTGAGCTTTTTGGAAAGACCACTGGGTGCTGCCGTGGCCAAGGTGGCTCAATGCATATGTTCTCAAAAGAACATAATCTGATTGGGGGATTTGCCTTCATTGGAGAAGGCATACCAGTGGCCACTGGTGCTGCATTCACGTCTAAATACAAGAGAGAAGTTTTAAAAGAGGCAGACTGTCAAGATGTGACATTGGCATTTTTCGGGGATGGAACTTGCAACAATGGCCAGTTCTTCGAGTGCTTGAACATGGCAGCTCTGTGGAAATTGCCAATCGTATTTGTTGTGGAGAATAATCTTTGGGCAATTGGAATGTCGCATTTGAGGGCTACTTCAGATCCTGAGATTTGGAAAAAAGGTCCTGCATTTGGAATGCCTGGTGTTCATGTTGATGGTATGGATGTTTTGAAGGTGAGAGAGGTTGCAAAGGAGGCAATTGGAAGAGCCAGAAGAGGAGAAGGACCGACTCTCGTGGAATGTGAAACCTATAGGTTTAGAGGACACTCTCTGGCTGATCCAGATGAACTCCGTGACCCAG ATGAGAAGGCTCGTTATGCTGCCAGAGATCCCATTGCAGCTTTGAAGAAGTACATGTTGGAGAATAAACTAGCCAATGAACAGGAGCTAAAGGCAATAAAGGATAAGATAGTTGAGGTGGTTGAGGAGGCAGTTCAATTTGCAGATGAAAGCCCCCATCCAGCAAGAAGCCAGTTATTAGAGAATGTCTTTGCCGATCCTAAAGGCTTTGGAATTGGGCCTGATGGAAAGTACAGATGTGAGGATCCCAAGTTCACAGAAGGAACTGCACATGTCTAA
- the LOC101221847 gene encoding conserved oligomeric Golgi complex subunit 4 — MASTPTGSITAIEDDHHLDHQDSIKFGSTEALEHIRTLTDVGAMTRLLHECIAYQRALDLNLDNLLSQRSDLDKQLVQLQRSAEVIGIVEADADYMLSNVTSTCDLADQVSAKVRDLDLAQSRVNSTLLRIDAIVERGNCIEGVKKALDSEDYESAAKYVQTFLQIDDKYKDSGSDQREQLLESKKLLEGIVRKKLSAAVDQRDHSMILRFIRLYSPLGLEEEGLQVYVGYLKKVIGMRSRLEFENLVELMEQQYQNHNVGSNQNQINFVGGLTNLFKDIVLAIEENDEILRSLCGEDGIVYAICELQEECDSRGSLLLKKYMEYRKLAQLSSEINAQNKNLLAVGGPEGPDPREVELYLEELLMLMQLGEDYTEFMVSKIKGLSSIDPELVPRATKAFRSGSFSKAVQDITGFYVILEGFFMVENVRKAIKIDEPVPDSLTTSMVDDVFYVLQSCLRRAISTSNISSLIAVLSGASSLLSNEYQEALQQKMREPNLGAKLFLGGVGVQKTGTEIATALNNMDVSSEYVLKLKHEIEEQCAEVFPAPAEREKVKSCLSELGDMSNTFKQALNAGLEQLVGTIAPRIRPVLDTVATISYELSETEYADNEVNDPWVQRLLHAVETNVAWLQPLMTANNYDSFVHLVIDFIVKRLEVIMVQKRFSQLGGLQLDRDARALVSHFSSMTQRTVRDKFARLTQMATILNLEKVSEILDFWGENSGPMTWRLTPAEVRRVLGLRVDFKPEAIAALKL, encoded by the exons ATGGCTTCCACTCCCACCGGCTCTATCACCGCCATCGAAGATGACCATCACCTCGATCATCAAGACTCCATCAAATTCGGCTCAACGGAAGCACTCGAACACATTCGAACCCTCACCGACGTCGGAGCCATGACTCGTCTTCTTCATGAATGTATTGCTTACCAGCGTGCCCTAGACCTCAATCTCGACAATCTTCTCTCTCAACGCTCCGACCTCGACAAGCAGCTTGTCCAGCTTCAACGCTCTGCTGAAGTCATCGGCATTGTTGAAGCCGATGCCGATTATATGCTCTCCAATGTCACATCCACTTGTGACCTTGCTGACCAGGTTAGTGCCAAGGTTCGCGATCTTGATCTCGCCCAGTCGCGGGTTAATTCCACCTTGCTTCGTATCGATGCCATTGTTGAGAGAGGGAATTGTATTGAAGGAGTTAAGAAAGCGCTTGATTCCGAGGATTATGAATCTGCGGCTAAGTATGTGCAGACGTTTCTCCAAATTGATGATAAGTACAAGGATTCTGGGTCGGATCAGAGGGAACAATTGTTGGAATCGAAGAAACTGTTGGAGGGAATTGTTAGGAAGAAGCTCTCTGCGGCTGTGGATCAACGGGATCATTCAATGATCTTGCGATTCATACGGCTTTACTCTCCGTTAGGTTTGGAGGAGGAAGGGTTGCAGGTTTATGTTGGGTACTTGAAGAAGGTGATTGGAATGAGGTCTAGGCTTGAGTTTGAGAATTTGGTGGAGCTGATGGAGCAGCAATACCAAAATCATAATGTGGGAAGCaatcaaaaccaaattaattttgttggggGTTTGACGAATTTGTTCAAGGATATTGTTTTGGCtatagaagaaaatgatgagatTTTGAGGAGTCTTTGTGGTGAGGATGGGATTGTATATGCAATATGTGAACTTCAGGAGGAGTGCGATTCGCGTGGATCTTTACTCTTGAAGAAGTATATGGAATATAGGAAATTGGCTCAGTTGTCGTCTGAAATCAATGCTCAAAATAAGAATTTGCTAGCTGTTGGTGGACCAGAAGGACCTGATCCTAGGGAGGTCGAGTTATACTTGGAAGAATTGTTGATGTTGATGCAGTTAGGTGAGGATTACACTGAATTCATGGTCTCCAAAATCAAGGGTTTGAGTTCTATAGATCCAGAGTTGGTTCCCCGAGCTACAAAGGCTTTCAGAAGTGGAAGTTTTAGTAAAGCAGTTCAAGATATCACAGGATTTTATGTGATTCTGGAGGGATTTTTCATGGTTGAAAATGTGAGAAAAGCAATCAAGATAGATGAGCCGGTGCCTGATAGTCTTACAACTTCTATGGTGGACGACGTGTTCTATGTTCTACAGAGTTGCTTAAGACGTGCAATTTCCACTTCGAATATCAGCTCATTGATTGCAGTTCTGAGTGGTGCTAGTAGTCTATTGAGCAATGAGTACCAAGAGGCCTTACAACAAAAAATGCGAGAACCAAATTTAGGcgcaaaactatttttgggGGGTGTTGGTGTACAAAAGACAGGGACAGAGATTGCAACAGCCTTGAATAACATGGACGTGAGTAGTGAATATGTTTTGAAACTGAAACATGAGATTGAGGAGCAATGTGCGGAG GTATTTCCTGCGCCCgcagaaagagaaaaagtgaaatcTTGTTTATCTGAATTGGGTGACATGAGCAACACTTTCAAGCAAGCTTTGAATGCTGGCCTGGAACAATTAGTTGGAACTATAGCACCACGGATTCGCCCAGTTTTAGATACGGTTGCAACAATTAGCTATGAATTGTCTGAGACTGAGTATGCTGATAACGAAGTGAATGACCCATGGGTCCAAAGACTTCTCCATGCAGTGGAAACCAATGTGGCATGGCTTCAGCCTCTAATGACTGCCAACAATTACGACTCATTCGTGCATTTGGTCATCGACTTTATTGTCAAAAGGCTTGAAGTGATTATGGTGCAGAAAAGGTTTAGTCAGCTTGGAGGGCTTCAACTTGACAGAGATGCAAGGGCATTAGTAAGCCACTTTTCCAGCATGACTCAAAGAACAGTTCGAGATAAGTTTGCTCGTCTCACTCAAATGGCCACGATTCTCAATTTAGAGAAGGTTTCAGAGATTCTAGACTTCTGGGGAGAGAACTCGGGACCTATGACATGGAGACTTACTCCAGCAGAGGTTAGGCGTGTATTGGGTCTCCGAGTTGATTTTAAACCTGAAGCAATAGCTGCTCTTAAATTGTAA
- the LOC101215358 gene encoding 28 kDa ribonucleoprotein, chloroplastic — protein MANLATSLTFSSSSSPSPSLWILKHKSPSYCTFKQLHSFHSSFHFDYTKLVSLRHNHGERFPVLFTVLDNESALTEEAIVEGDVKSEGSLSNQEVKKLARPCELYVCNLPRSCDIAELVEMFKPYGTVLAAEVSRNPETGISKGCGYVTMGSINSAKVSITALDGSDVGGREMRVRFAVDMNSKKRNLNNLHSSPKKNIIYESPYKVYVGNLSWDVKPGDLRNLFSRFGTVVSAKVLNDRRAGKSRVYGFLSFSSAAERDASISLDGTEYNNRKLVVREGLERSES, from the exons ATGGCTAACCTTGCGACCTCCTTaaccttctcttcttcttcttctccttctccttctctatGGATCCTCAAACATAAATCTCCAAGTTACTGTACATTCAAACAACTGCACTCTTTCCATTCATCCTTTCACTTCGACTACACGAAGCTCGTTTCCCTAAGGCATAACCATGGGGAAAGGTTTCCAGTGCTTTTCACTGTTCTTGACAATGAATCTGCGCTTACGGAGGAGGCCATTGTGGAAGGTGATGTTAAGAGCGAAGGCAGCCTTTCAAATCAGGAAGTGAAAAAGCTAGCACGTCCTTGTGAGCTATACGTTTGTAATTTGCCGAGGAGTTGCGACATTGCGGAGCTGGTTGAGATGTTTAAACCTTATGGCACAGTCTTGGCTGCTGAG GTTTCTCGGAATCCAGAGACAGGCATAAGCAAAGGATGTGGCTATGTCACAATGGGTTCAATAAACTCGGCTAAAGTTTCAATTACAGCATTAGATGGTTCT gaTGTTGGGGGACGTGAAATGCGCGTTAGATTTGCAGTTGATATGAATTCCAAAAAGAGGAACCTTAATAACTTGCATTCATCACCCaagaagaatataatatatgaaagtCCTTACAAAGTGTATGTTGGAAATCTTTCGTGGGATGTCAAACCTGGAGACCTGAGGAACCTTTTTAGCAGATTTGGAACTGTGGTCAGTGCAAAAGTTTTGAACGATCGTAGAGCTGGAAAAAGCCGCGTTTACGGGTTTCTATCGTTTTCTTCAGCTGCAGAGCGTGATGCATCGATTTCTTTGGATGGAACA GAGTACAACAACAGGAAGCTTGTTGTTAGAGAAGGTTTGGAAAGGAGCGAATCTTAA
- the LOC101215113 gene encoding protein CURVATURE THYLAKOID 1B, chloroplastic, with the protein MASSSSSTFALSSSSTLLDSKAPRQSASPSSTVPLPTLPSPPTPLSQIRPWKSTAYCRKIARNVMGMATGEVPAEVAAGELAEMPEIVKKVQEAWDKVEDKYAVSSLAVSGFVALWASAGVVSAIDRLPLVPGLLELVGIGYTGWFAYKNLIFRPDREALLQKLKETYSEIIGSS; encoded by the exons atggcttcttcttcttcatccacATTTGCTCTCTCTTCCTCCTCCACCCTCCTCGATTCTAAGGCCCCTCGACAATCCGCTTCCCCGTCATCCACCGTCCCGCTCCCCACTCTCCCCTCACCCCCTACTCCCTTGTCCCAGATCCGCCCTTGGAAGTCCACTGCCTATT GTCGGAAGATTGCTCGCAATGTGATGGGGATGGCGACCGGAGAAGTCCCAGCTGAAGTGGCGGCCGGGGAGCTGGCGGAGATGCctgaaattgtcaaaaaagttcaagaagct TGGGATAAGGTTGAAGATAAGTATGCTGTGAGCTCACTTGCTGTCTCCGGCTTTGTGGCCCTTTGGGCCTCCGCTGGCGTTGTCTCC GCAATTGATAGGCTTCCTCTAGTTCCTGGCCTGCTTGAGCTTGTGGGAATTGGCTACACTGGG TGGTTTGCATACAAGAATCTGATTTTCAGACCAGACAG gGAAGCATTATTGCAGAAACTAAAGGAAACTTACAGTGAGATAATAGGGAGCAGCTAA